A segment of the Octopus bimaculoides isolate UCB-OBI-ISO-001 chromosome 12, ASM119413v2, whole genome shotgun sequence genome:
acaagatgaggacaaatatccgtcaaatgtaattaatgtagaAAAATATTAGTTCTAAAATTTCATACAGGCTCAGCTTGCAGTTTAATTTGTTGTTCACTTACAGAAAaccaatttttccatgtaatggAAAAATTGGTTTCCTTTATCAACTGAACGTCTAAGGAAGAACACTCTGGCTATACTGTTTGACAACGTGGTATACCGCATAGTATACTAGCGCCCTAAATTGTTCTGGCTCCCACCGAGTTATGTTGCTATgtatttcattacatatatactgACGCAAATCTGAAGTATTTGTTTTGTTACATATTGTATTGCATATTTAATGGTTTGAATACAGAAGAAGAAAACTTTCCTTGAGCAAGTGTTGCCAGCTCTCCCTGGGAGATGTACAGAAGATGTAGAACAGCACATAGTTTGGTATGAACAATATTTGCAGCTGAACCAAGAGAAGAAAGATGCTATAAATCGGTGGAAAGGGCTAAAACTGGTGAGTTGAGTTATCTCCCCTATCACCTATAAACCGGATTGAGGGAATCATGTCATCCGTTGCTGGTGGTCCCAGACAccttatttaaaatgaattatcaaTTTGCTTGTTATTGTGGATAGATGAGGTTCTGTCCTAAAGTGATCACAATAAACGGCTTCCACTGAGTAGACATTCATCATCAccctatcatcatcgtcattgtcgtcatcacccATCTCTTATCGTTGTCGTTATCGTCggcgtcatcattaccatcatcatcatgaccatcatcgttatcattgtttttatgtctgttttcttcCACGTTGGTATGGAAAAAGGagggaaatgttaaaaaaaaaaaaactccttggGGTAATAGGAATTCTATAACTGGGGGCCTTTCCTGACGTCAACCCTTACCTGTTGTACAAGTAAAGGTATACGTTACAAACGAACGCCATTGCTGTTGAAGTCATCAGATGTGAAATGTAAggaagactcacacacacatgtgttacacacacacacatcatacatatatacagatgtctagatatataactatatgcatgagaatacatacatgaaacatacaaataaatatacgcatgcaaaaataccctgttgttgatgttggaattccgatgaaggaaccttggatctaggttagaaactggttctttctctattggcaagaaatctttaacttaactgaataatgacatacatacatccatcatcataggtgcattaggctatgtacatacaaatatacacagaagcCTAGAAAATAATAGGTTATTCgaagaaaaagcgaaagaaacTGACATAGATTCTCCAAATCCAGTTTATTAGAGGCACAGTGAAGGtgtgtaagacattccaaagagtGTCCATCTGAGATTGTTTAGATGAATAGATGCACGCAATTAGATGTATGCAccaacagttcaaccaacacaccatctcagtcacatatttacaaacaccaggaactctcttaactcaaaaagccTTGTCACTTTCTTAGCGACCACTTGAACTTTTTTTaagaacttgaaaaaaaaaaaaaaactcaagtagcttgcttaccaaccacatggttccgggttcagtcccactgtgtggcatcttgggcaagtgtcttctactatagcctcgggccgaccaaagccttgtgagtggatttggtagacggaaactgaaagaagcccgtcgtatatatatgtgtgtgtgtgtatatgtttgtgtgtctgtgtttgtccccccaacatcgcttgacaaccgatgctggtgtgtttacgtccccgtaacttagcggttNNNNNNNNNNNNNNNNNNNNNNNNNNNNNNNNNNNNNNNNNNNNNNNNNNNNNNNNNNNNNNNNNNNNNNNNNNNNNNNNNNNNNNNNNNNNNNNNNNNNNNNNNNNNNNNNNNNNNNNNNNNNNNNNNNNNNNNNNNNNNNNNNNNNNNNNNNNNNNNNNNNNNNNNNNNNNNNNNNNNNNNNNNNNNNNNNNNNNNNNNNNNNNNNNNNNNNNNNNNNNNNNNNNNNNNNNNNNNNNNNNNNNNNNNNNNNNNNNNNNNNNNNNNNNNNNNNNNNNNNNNNNNNNNNNNNNNNNNNNNNNNNNNNNNNNNNNNNNNNNNNNNNNNNNNNNNNNNNNNNNNNNNNNNNNNNNNNNNNNNNNNNNNNNNNNNNNNNNNNNNNNNNNNNNNNNNNNNNNNNNNNNNNNNNNNNNNNNNNNNNNNNNNNNNNNNNNNNNNNNNNNNNNNNNNNNNNNNNNNNNNNNNNNNNNNNNNNNNNNNNNNNNNNNNNNNNNNNNNNNNNNNNNNNNNNNNNNNNNNNNNNNNNNNNNNNNNNNNNNNNNNNNNNNNNNNNNNNNNNNNNNNNNNNNNNNNNNNNNNNNNNNNNNNNNNNNNNNNNNNNNNNNNNNNNNNNNNNNNNNNNNNNNNNNNNNNNNNNNNNNNNNNNAATAAACACCtgatgattatctcccttgtattatCTGGCAAAATGTCAACGATCAGGTCATATACatagttgttttattttcctgtaaATCTCAGGTTTCAGTACatgcaacaacaatgacgacgtcgacaacaacaacagcaataataataataatatgtgttgAAAGCTAAGGTTGAAGAGTGGAGGAAGAGtaccatttataaaatatacggATTAGAAAAGGAATCTTTCGAGGAGACGGCCTCTCTCCCATTTTGTTTGTAAGTTGTTCTGACAATACAGTTATAACtgaaaagcagcgagctggcagaatcgttagcatgctgggcgaaatgcttaacggtatttcgtctgccgttactttctgagtttaaataccgccgaggttaactttgcctttcgtcctttcggggtcaatgaaataagtaccagttgtgtactggggtcgatctaatcgggctttgtgcctagtgtagaaaagaatagagTTATAACTGAAACACTTGTGGTTGTGTTTGCTTGATAAGATTTTTTGTCTGGGGACATGACAACGTCACCCAGTTATTCTGTTTTAACACTTTCTTAGTTGTTTATAGAGTCAATGACCCTTGCCAGACGGTTTAATGGGCCTTGCTCTTCGTTTCTATGTAGATAATTAAAAAGACCAAAAAATTGcatgatttattattgtttatttcgttgatagaaagagaaacaatCTTCAAAGGAAATATTTCCAGATGAAGAAGATAAATCAAAGAAGTTGGCTTTGCAAAAAAAATTAGAGGAAGAACGTCAGCAAAAATTGATTCAACTTCAACAATGGaaggtaaatatatttcttcttgtttgtaattcttctttcttagtttacgttagtaaaataactatcagatatattctgaaattatttgaattacattgtgtaataattttttttttgtctttggtcagtaagtgttatttcctatttacttcttCCATCTAggaatcaaaggaaatgactactttccccttcaaactttgcttttgtgacctggacatcaatgttttgaaaccgacctattttccattacatttcagacagattcagcactgagttgctgaagcagaaatattgttatagcaaatattttgctcagtaCAAGAGAGTTGCTTctgttgcttgaccttaaccacttgagcatgacccttagtggctgacaatatgagCATCTCtcatcatgagcagaagtagtggtggtggggatggcggCAGCGGTGGTCTTAACTGTGTGCTGGGAGGGATTCTTTGGGTTTGAATATAAATGTGACAAAAACAaagcttgaaggaaatattagccattttgcATACTTTCTGGGGATAAGCAaagtaagcaaatagaaaataatagttgctacccaaggacaaaagtcatgttacacagtgttataacCTATGTGGAAAGAGCAGAATAGCTTCTTCCAGAGAAGACAACCATATCTGGAGAGAACAGAGGCaagaggttgaggtaggatttgtACTTAGATCTTGCAAAACCCTCACCAGTAATGACGgcccaaacagacccatgggttggagATCTGTTACCTGAGAGGTGCAAAGGTGTCATCTGCCAGATGTAGTAGGGGATCACCAGCAAATGGTGGATGCAATGATGCTCTGGTACAGCACATGCCTCcatacgactactactactgctactgctactgctgctgctattactactactactactttatttttacttcttatcAAATCTTAATCATCCAAATGACAAGAGAAATACAATAACAGCTAACCAAAAGGTACTTCACAGCAAAAGCATTCTTGTAGTGACTCCTGTAAAATGGTTTAcacactctgtgaaatggttggcatgaggaagggcatctggccatagaatcCATGCCCCGGCAAGCATTGGAGCTCAACAGAGCCCTGTTGTGTCTTTCTACCatgaaatattcaatttaatttccTTGAAATGTTTAAATCTGAATTACAGTCACAGCAAGCCACTgagaaagcaaaagaagaaaacttaaaaatgaaggagaaacttgctgaagaaaggaaaaaagagaaagaaaaaaagaaaaaagtaggttgttttttttcatcgGAATacctttttgttattattattctgagttcaaattgcaccgagatcgactttgcctttcatccttttggggtcaataaattaagtaccagtgaaacattggggttcatgtaattgactagtcccccctccccagaaaaaaattcaggccttgtgcctttagaagaaaggattataattattatcattatagacgTTGCCCAGTATACAATATAGTGAGGCTGttaattgaagatattgtatctgctgggggtttgtactgtttgtcaagtcacaacaaggacctcagacagacaatactttatgtaatatgtgtgcagttccaagtaatgccgacttttgcgatacatctagattgtagggtatctctaaggtttgcagatgtttttttcagattgagtGGTATTGAACCTGATGCTCCAATGACAATGTTCAACtcttgtagctgccacatcttagagatttcaattctcaggtctccatatttatcaactttttttctttattattattattattattattattatttttggatAGGACATACTCAAGATTCAAATGTGATGATTGGCAATAAGCCATTCAAGTGGGTCTGGTCATTTAAGTATTTTGGAAGTACAGTAAACTTTAAGAGTACTCTTGATGGTGAAATTTATGTGAAAATATCTAAGATTACAAATGCTTTTGGAAAACTTTTCTATTGAGAGCAGGATGACCATGGTGTCAGTTTGAAAACTAAAACAAGTGtatacaaatcttgtattttgagcacACTTTCATGCAGGGCAGAAGCATGGTCTCCctactacacacatataaagaaaccATTTGCATGTGCTGTGTGCACAATATCTGCAATAAAAAAAGCAAGATAAGAAATCAAATGTCAACATTTTAGTAAAATGTGATATCTCCAGGACTGAAAGCATGCTTTTGAGAATTCAGTGCAGATGGGCAGGACATGTTTGAATATTAGATGATTGCATtctgaaaattcttttgtatgggCAACAAGCAGAGGGATTCTGTGGTAAAGGATGACCTATCCTCATGTATAAGGATCGGTTGAAGCAATCACTGTAATCCCTACGGCTTAATTTAACATCTTGGGAAAATGATGGCCTGGATTGATCTGAGTGGTGTAAAATGTGTTATGATGCATCAGTGGAAGAAGCAATGacaaaagaattatatcctgcaatcaacagacacatttgtcCAATTCCAGCCAAAATCAAAATCACGATTGTCCTCATTGTGACTTCACAACAAAATCTGTACCGAATCTGAAAAGACATTCACACATCTATCACtaatagatgcagcttcttttattttggattcttttttttaaaaaaacctttccttcaaacactcatgtTGAAGTCAATGTGAGtgaccatcattattattgtaattattattccactgagttcgactttgcctttcatcctttatggtcgataaattaagtaccagtgaaacattggggtgaatttaatcaactggtccccctccccacaaatttcaggctttgtgcttttaatagaaagtattattattgtaatcatatttattgtaatcattattattacaagtcTCCCCAAaactcaagaatctttcttagaatTGTTGCAGAATACAGGATTGCATTTTTCTACAGGTCAAGACTGCATGTCTCAGTTCCAATAAAATCCTCTCTCAATACTTTGGTTAGCTTGGGgccaaagtagaagacatttgcccaagataccatggtgtgggattgaacttgaaaccatgcagttgagaagcaaacttcttaaccataggGACATACCTGCacctaatatataaacataaagcacatgactcagtggttagaccaTTGGGcttgcaatcatgaggtaatgagtttgattcccggaccgggctgcgtgttgtgttcttgagcaagacactttatttcatattgcctCCAGTTCACtgtgctgtagaaatgagttgcggcatcactggtgccaagctgtatcagtccttgcctttcccttggataacactggtggcagggagaggggaggctggtatgcatgggtaactgctggcctttcataaaacaaccttgtccagacttgtgcctcggaggggaacgtttctaggtgcaatcccattgtcattcatgaccaaagggggtcttaaGTTACTTCCTTCATTGTTCTGTTTTTCAGTTAGAACTGCGGAAATATGTTCAAGAATACAGAGAAGCTAAAAGCAGGGAACTAATGGAACTGAAGAGACAAGAAGAACGGCAAGAAATGATTGAAGCTGAGGCCCGGCGCAGATTTGCTTCTTTGGAAGTTGTTCGATTCAGAGAAATGGTATTTTGTCACTCTGGCtgaccttatgtgtgtgtgtgtgtgtgtgtgtgtgtgcgcgcatgcatgtattGTGAGTAACTTGGCAAACTCATGAGACCCAGTATCATGAAAAAAAGCATCAGTACACACTGcgaagtgattggtgttaggaagggcatctagtcatagaaaccatgccaatacCAGAGCTCAATGCTTGGACACATCAGATCCTGTCCAATTGTTCATTGCATACCAACATgggaaaaaatatcaaatgaagatgaggatgatgatgatgatgatgtgtgtacgtatgtacttaggtgcatgtatatatatatatatataggtgcaggagtggctgtgtggtaagtagcttgcttaccaacaacatggttccagcttcagtcccactgtgtggcaccttgggcaagtgtcttctactgcagccttgggccgaccaaagccttgtgagtggatttggtcgacagaaactgaaagaagcccgtcgtatatgtgtgagtgtatgtgtgtgtgtgtgtgtgtgtgtgtgtatgagtgcgtttgtttctttgtgtgtgtgtgtctgtgtttatccccccaccatcgcttgacaaccaatgttggtgtgtttatgtccctgtaacgNNNNNNNNNNNNNNNNNNNNNNNNNNNNNNNNNNNNNNNNNNNNNNNNNNNNNNNNNNNNNNNNNNNNNNNNNNNNNNNNNNNNNNNNNNNNNNNNNNNNNNNNNNNNNNNNNNNNNNNNNNNNNNNNNNNNgaataactactaggcttataaagaataagtcctggggttgatttgctcgactaaaggcggtgctccagcatggccacagtcaaatgactgaaacaagtaaaagagtaaagatatatatatatatcatcatcatcatcatcgtcatcagttaatgttcgttgtccatgctggcatgggttgggcagtttgaccagagctagctagctgggaagctgcaccagactccagtctgatttggcatggtttctatggctggatgcccttcacaacaccaaacactttacagagtgtaatgggtggttTAAGGtggcacatgtgtatgtgtgtgtatgcacatgtgtataggtatatatatatgtgtgtgtgtatatatacaaatatacatatacatacattcatataatgtatatatatgtaatcttgcTTTTTCAAAAGGATCGATTGAAAACTGCTAAGAAAAttgagaaagcaaaacaaaaagaagaaatggctgaaagaaaagagaaacgttTAGAATCTCTGAGAAAACAGGTGAGTCTTTTTGGAATTTCCAGAATGGTTCTGATGTAAAGTATTTGGTTGGTTCTGATGAAATGTTCTGACTGAGCTTTGGTGACTGCTGTGTGATTACAGGTGGAGGTAGAAGTCCAGCGTGATCCAAGTCGACTCTTTCAGCCAACTGCTGGATGGAAGGAAAGATTAAAAGATAACACCTCTAGCAATGTTACAGTTCCTTTACAGCAAATACCTCACAGGTAaaaatctgtttacattcatttaatttaaaagttattgttgttgtgttggaGTTAGTCTGATTACAGGTGACATggtttatcatttcattttgtaaaacatacatatatacatacatacatacattgttgttgttggcactccgtcgcttacgatgttgagggttccagttcatccgatcaacggaacatcctgctcatgaaattaacgtgcaagtggctgagcactccac
Coding sequences within it:
- the LOC106874181 gene encoding coiled-coil domain-containing protein 112, whose amino-acid sequence is MTTIMATLTVNPALASKKVDLKKELQKLRAQFLTIQRERDVILYGKRVSNRKEFLPLQEVDKKSNEEIKAEKHMLKQNLAKIQSMVSQFRKEMKMIRPSPEFVEKLKNVMEETEQSLSEFKENQRKSYEELMKEEKLTSLEIQALEKKFESWSRSGEVQINFEIGSKNQSKTSGPSSRDIMVDLPPEVANFDKYVLQNGGHQGGWDDYDHETFLRYRIKYKKKKTFLEQVLPALPGRCTEDVEQHIVWYEQYLQLNQEKKDAINRWKGLKLKEKQSSKEIFPDEEDKSKKLALQKKLEEERQQKLIQLQQWKSQQATEKAKEENLKMKEKLAEERKKEKEKKKKLELRKYVQEYREAKSRELMELKRQEERQEMIEAEARRRFASLEVVRFREMDRLKTAKKIEKAKQKEEMAERKEKRLESLRKQVEVEVQRDPSRLFQPTAGWKERLKDNTSSNVTVPLQQIPHRAIPSWRAGLY